The Gammaproteobacteria bacterium DNA window ATCGAAATTTGCTAGTAAATGCGGCTGATTCTGGACGTGCAATGCCGGTTGGAGAAGAGGATCAATTATTATCTTTCTTGCCGTTATCGCATACATTTGAGAGAACTACAGGATATTATGCCCCCATGCTGCATGGCGCAGAAATTACTTACACACGTTCAATTGATCAGTTGGCAGAAGATTTGCAAATAATTAAGCCAACTATTTTAATTTCGGTGCCACGTATTTATGAGCGTGTTTACGCAAAGATTATTGCGCAAGTGCAATCTAAGTCTGCTATTGCTCAAAGACTTTTCAGTCACGCCCATGAAATAGGATATAAGAAATTCTGTTATCAGCAAGGAACGGGTGGTTGGTCAATATCATTTCTGCTACACCCTTTGCTGGATGAGATAGTAGCAAAAAAAATTCGCGAAAAATTAGGCGGAAGACTTAAGTTTGCGGTAGCAGGCGGTGCGGCATTTGCAAAAGAGTTGAACGCTTTTTTTATTGGAATGGGTGTGAATGTTGTACAAGGTTATGGAATGACCGAAAGCTCGCCGGTCATTTCTGCAAATAGAGTTGATAAGAATATTGTTGGAAGTGTTGGCATTGCCTTTGATAATGTTGAAGTTAAATTATCTGGTGTGGGGGAATTGATGGTACGTGGTGATTCGGTGATGCAGGGTTACTGGGATAATGAAGAAGCAACCAAAGAAGTGCTAACTGAAGATGGTTGGTTACACACGGGTGATATTGCGCGAATTGAAGATGGCATTATTTATATTACGGGTCGAGTGAAAGATATTATTGTGCTATCTAATGGCGAGAAGATTCCACCCGCTGATGTTGAGCATGCAGTATGTTCGGATGCTTTATTTGATCAAGCGATTGTGATTGGTGAGCGTAAGCCATTTTTATCTACAATAGTGGTGCTAAATTCTGAGCAGTGTAAATTGCAGCGCATTAATACAAATAATTTAAATAGCGAAGAAGTTAAATCGCAATTACTGAAAAAAATTAGTGCTTATATGGACGAATTCCCTGGTTATGCGCAAATTTATCAAATTACTGCTACGTTTGAACCTTGGGAAGTAGAAAATGGTTTGTTAACGCCTACTTTGAAAATTAAACGTGAAAAAGTAAAGCAGCTATTTAAGAAAGAAATAGATGCAATGTACGCAGGACACTAATTAGCTTTCAGTAAAATAAGTTTGTGTCATATCTCCTTCAGTGTCGATATCTACTGAAGAAACATTTGGCAGTTTTTTTAAAATATATGCAGCCATTAATGTGGCCATTTTTTCGTTTTCGCTGTGGATTGATGTTAGGATCTTGTCAGCTGCAATTTGACACCGCTGCACATTGTTTGGGCTATCAACCCACTCGCGGCTCATTTGCCAGCCGGAATCCATGTCAAGGTCCATTTTATTAAAAAACTCATCGGCTTCTATTAGCATATAATCTGGTACTTCAATGGGAATTGTTTTCTCATCAACAACAACTTTGAGTATCATGGTGTGCAATCCTTAGCTAAAACCTCATTATAACGAACAAGAGATTAATCGTGCTGATTCATTTGAAAAATGTACTAGGCTCAAAAGAGTTGTTAAAAGTACAAGAACTGATGACCAATGCTAATTATGTTGATGGGAAGCTAAGCGCTGGTTCGGTGGCTAGTCAAGTAAAGCATAATCAAGAGATAGCTTGCGATGATCCTATAGTCGAAGCCTTAAATAATATTGTGATGGGGAATTTGGTAAGGCATAAAACTTATCAACGAGCGGCTTTGCCGTTAAAGGTGGCAAGCCCATTTTATGCCTGTTACCAGCAAGGTATGCATTATGGAGAACATATTGATGATCCGGTCATGGGCTCAGGTAATAATCCAAAATATCGTTCTGATCTAGCATTGACTATATTTTTAAATCAGCCTGATCATTATCAAGGTGGTGAGTTATTGATACAAACAGATTATGGCCAGCAACAAATTAAATACCCTGCGGGCGATGCTGTGATGTACCCAGCAACCACGCGTCACAAAGTAGCGCAAGTGATATCGGGTAAACGAATGGTTGCTGTGACATGGGTGCAAAGTTTGATTAAAGACGCTGAGCAAAGAGCATTGTTGTATCAACTTGCTTGTGCGCGTGAAAAATTATTACGTAAGCAGTCTGGTGAAGAGCATACCAAGCAAGTTGATTTGGTTTATGTGAACCTTGTGCGTAAGTGGAGTGAACTCTAAAAAATTTATATTATGGATTTAAAGTCTTTAATTCGAGATATTCCAGATTTTCCAAAACCAGGAATCATGTTTCGTGATATCACAACTTTATTGCAAGATCATCAAGGGCTAAGTTATGTCATAGATCATTTTGCGAATAATTTCTCGGAGCATCAAGTGGATTATATTATTGCAATTGAGTCTCGTGGATTCATATTGGGTGCGCCGCTTGCATATCATTTGGGTGCTGGTTTTGTTCCAGTTCGTAAATCAGGGAAGTTGCCCGCAAAAGTACATTCGGTTGATTATGAACTAGAATATGGTGCTGATAGTCTTGAAATTCATAGAGATGCCATTAAACCCGGCAGCAAAGTGTTAGTTGTTGATGATGTCATTGCTACGGGAGGTACGGCAGCAGCGACGGCTAAGCTACTTGATCAATTTGACTGTGAGCTATTAGGATTTGCTTTTATTGTTGAGCTAACTGCTTTGGCAGGGAGAGATATACTACCTGTCGCACCTGTACATTCTATCGTTAAGTATTAGTTGATAGGAATATATTGTGAGCTTACTCGCAAAAGTAATGGCGTTGTAGAGCTAATATATTGTCATAAAGTACTAACAGCGATGCAACATGAAGGATTTAACTAAAAATAGCAGGCTTACGGAGCAAGAGCGGCGAAATTTAAATTCGACAGCCGAAGCGGATGTGTTAGAACGTAGAAAGAGGCCTGATCGAAGACTGGCTGGGTTAGATGTGCGAGTAATAGATGTGACTGAAACTGCCTTTTTGAATTTCATTCATCAACTCATACCAAAGAAGTAGCGTGCGCTATATTATTATTCTTGCGTGAGTTTTTAAGTCCGGTTGTATTTGCAGGAATAAACCAATAGCAGCTAGCTTGTGCTAGTGTGATTTTGTTCCCTTAATGGGTTTCTAATATGGTTTAAAAACCTGCAGTTCTAATATCTTCTAAGTTTAATTTATCACTATCTGAATTTAGTCCAGGCTCTTCATCAGTTTTTTTTGCTGATGTAATAGATTCTGATGAATCACTATATTCTTCTTCTAAGCTATCTACAGGGCGTTGATCTTCTTTAGACATTTATCTTTCCTCACAATTTTAGAATTTTCACGCAGTAAAAATTCTATATAAGTTAGGTTACATTAAGCTTAAATTTATGTAAGTTTTTCGTGTGATAGTTCACAATTTTGTACTGTTCAATTGAGAACTAGTTGGTAAATTTTTAATGAGAATACATAGTTGTATTTGAGTGTATTGTTGAAATAAATTAAAGATATTAATTTACAATGAGTTATTAGTTCTCATTAGAGCTTAACTTTAAGAATAAAGCGTGAAAGCTTAGTGCATAAAAAAGCCGCGACTGGCGCGGCTTTTTAAACAAATGTCTTAGAGTGAATTAAGCGTGCGAACCTTTTTCACCGTGTGCATCATCAACAACATCCATGGCCAGTTTAGAATACTCTTCGCGGTAGCCACTTAATTCAGCACCATCTTCGGGTGTGAAGTATTCTTCAGCAGAAACGCCACGAGCACGATCTAGCTCGATAAATTTCTTTTGCATTTCTAACATTTTTTTAATTTTGTCTTGCTTAGAGCTCATGGGCCCTCCGAAAGTAATTTAATTCAAATTCTGTAAATAAATATTAATTCATATTGTCGGGATGTTATGTATCCCGATAGAGAGTATGTGAACTAGTAGCCGCCTTTACGTCGGCTTTCTGGTAGTCCACCGATTCTGCCGCCTTGCTTGCTGGGGTCGCCAGGGAACAGATCATAGAGTGTTTTTGCATTAATGCTTTTATCACCCCATAGTTTGGTCATTGCTTTAACCATGTTGCGTGTATTTGGTTGATTGCCTGCATTATTAATAAATTCATCACGCAAGTAGTTGACCACGTCCCAATGTCTGTCAGTCAATTCGACGCCTTCTTCCTTGGCGATGACTTCAGCAAGTGCTTCTGACCAGTCTTCAATATTGGTTAGGAATCCGCTTGGTGTGGTTTCAATAGACTTTCCATCAACTTCAATTGACATAATTTATTCTCCTAACAACTTAACTTTATATATGTGTTCAATAATTTTCAGGGCGTTATTTTTCCTGTGTCTCATTGACCGCGTCAATACCCTTATGAGGTAAAAATAGCCCGCAGCCGAATTTTCTGCCTACTCCAAGCCCTTGTTGTTGGAGCAGTACTGACTCTGTAACATCAATGCCGTCAATCATCAGGCTGCGAGTGCCGAGAGTTCTATCTGGAAAGCGCATGCTTGTCGCTCGACCACTCATCATTTTTTTTGGTCTAATATTTTTTTCGGCGAGTAATTTGACCATTTCATTTAAAAAGTTGCTCTCATCTTCTATGTGTTCTGCCAATACATAGCGCGCGAAAATAGTGGTTAATTTAGATAGTTTTCTAATAGTTGGTTTGGAGAATTCGATTGATGCATTGCAAACATTAATAGTCTTGCCATTGAGTGTTTGCACATCTTCTATTTGTTCTTTTGGTGTGCGGATAGTAAAGAGTGTACGTCGCGATGGATAAATGAGTTCGTCAGGGTCAGTTGGGCGAATCCAACCGTTACCAGATTCGGCGCCATGAATAAGGTGTATACCGGTGTATTCATTGTTTTCTATCCACGGTAATTCCTTAATTATTGCTGTAGACAGTTGGTGTGCATGATCTAGTGGTAAATGTGCACATTTGATTTTGAAGTTGACGTCAACAATATCATCAGGCACTTCATAAATAGCTTCACTGTTGGTGTCATCGTTCCAAAACATGATTTAGCTTGGCCGCGCAGAGGTAAATACAGATTCAAGAATATCCTCCCATTCTTCTGGAGTATCTTTAAAAGGCGGTCTTACATCCATTTGGAAAAATATTTCGCCTTGTCGAGCACGTTTTTCTAGTTCAGCTTTTAATTCATCAAAGCTTTGCATGCCGTGATCCTGCATAAGAATTTCACTTAATGAGAGCATTATTTATTGACCATTAAATAATCTATTAAAGGAACGAGCACGATACATGACTCGTTGTTTCTGAGGAATATTCCCATTTGTAAAGGCGCTACGTCCATGAAGTATATTGTTACAGATCAATCCTTCCCCAGGTTGTAGTATGTAATGAATGACGAAAACACTATCCGTGAGTAACTCTTCTATCATACTGACTGCCTGCTGAACCCTGCTATCTTGCTTCCAATCAATACTGCGGGATCTGGAGGTATAACGCATTTGTAATGTATTGCTTGAGCTATCTCGATAGAAAACAGGTCCAATTTGAGCAGGACGTACTTGTTGGCCATTTTCGATATTAGCAGGAATTCTCAGCGCGTCAGGTTGCATTAAAGCTGCCACCAGGTCAGGATTTTTATCATGCAGTTGAATGTAAATAAGCTCATGATTAATAAGCATATTTTCTCCTCCTGAAGGCGCATTTTGAATGCAATGAAGAAGAAATGAGCGAATATGTTCATGTATAGCGTTGTAGTAGCCATCAGTATGCCAATTAAGTGCATTGGCTGTGTAGGGGATATAGCCACGTGCGCGACCTAAGTCCATGACTTTTATGGAAGAAATACTGTCATTATCAGCACATAGGTTTTGGTCGAGTGCACTCATACCTATTTGGTCAGCCATTTTTCTGATCGATGCTTTATTTGCGAGTGATGGTTGCTGGAGGCTGTATATAGCAAAATTGTCGTGCTGGCATTGTTTACTCAGACTTTCAAGCTCTTGTTGCGATAAGGATGCTGGGTTTTGAATAGCTACAGGCTGCAATTGAGTCTGGATAGTGCGATGAGCCAACTTAGATTCCCGCCATTTTGAATAGTCTGTTTCGAAGTCGAGCATAAGTGAAGAGCTAATTAAGTTTGAATAGTTTGCGAGCTGGTTAACGTTTTGCTTATTTATATATTACGACGACCAAACTCTAACATTAATTCAAGGTAGTTTGATTAACCAAAGTTGTAACTGGAATGTCTCTGTAACTAACTGTTATATATGTATAAAATATAGTTTAAGTCAGCCTGTTAGTAAGGGGTTATTATAAAATTTTATGTCGCTATATCCCTGTTGAGATAAGTTAGGTAACCCCCCGCACCCCATAGGTAGGATTTTGATCTTTACCCGTCAACTCTAGACTCCTATCCCATACACAGCCGGTGGATTAGGCTGTTCTGCGCGTGGAATAAAATAACCCCCAAGTTATAAATTAACTGGTGAATAGGAGAAATAAAAATGGCTGACCAGCATCATGATACCCCAATGCTTGATGAGTTAGAAAATGGACCATGGCCTAGTTTCATATCTGGAATCAAGCGTCTTCGTGATAAGCATGACGACACTAGAATCAATGGCATGGCAAATGACTTATTAGGTCAGTTAGAGCACTCATACGAAACTCGTAAGGGTTACTGGAAAGGTGGAACAGTCAGTGTATTCGGATACGGATCAGGCATTATTCCAAGATTTTCAGAAGTAGGTAGCTCATTCCCAGAGTCAAAAGAATTTCACACATTACGTGTCCAGCCACCTGCAGGTAACTACTACACTACTGACATGCTTCGTCAGCTAGGTGATAGCTGGGAAAAATGGGGGTCAGGTCTAGTCACATTCCACGGCCAAACAGGCAATATTATGTTTATCGGTACTTCAACCGAAAATACACAACACTTCTTTGATGAGATTAATGAATACGGTTGGGACTTGGGTGGCGCAGGCCCATGTGTTCGAACAGGTATGTCTTGTGTAGGTGCTGCACGTTGCGAGATGTCTGGTTTAGATGAAATGAAAATTCATCGTACTCTTCTTAATAACTTCACTGATGATGTTCACCGTCCAGCACTTCCATATAAGTTCAAGTTCAAAGTATCTGGATGTGGTAATGACTGCATGAACTCTATTGAGCGTTCTGACTTTGCGATTATTGGTACTTGGCGCGATGACATGAAAGTAGACCAAGAAGAAGTTAAAAAATTCGTGGCACGCAAAGGCCGTGAATATGTAATTGATAATGTTATTACACGTTGCCCCACTAAAGCGTTGTCATTAAAAGATGACGATACTATGGATGTTGATAATCGTAACTGTGTTCGTTGTATGCATTGCATGAACGTCATGGTGAAAGCACTCTCGCCAGGTGACGACCAAGGTGCAACTATTCTTATTGGTGGAAAGCGTACACTTAAGATTGGTGATTTAATGGGAACTGTCGTTGTTCCATTCATGAAGCTTGAGACTGAAGAAGATTATGAAAAGCTAACTGAAATGGCTGAAGAGACTATCGACTTCTGGGCAGAGAATGGTCTAGAGCACGAGCGCTGTGGTGAGATGGTAGAGCGTATTGGTCTGGTAAACTTCTTAGAAGGCGTTGGTATCGAAGTTGATCCAAACATGGTCAACGATCCTCGCCAAAGTTCATATGTCCGTATGGATGGCTGGGATGAAGAAGCTGAGAAGTGGTTTAACCGAAAAGCAGAAGAGAAAGCAGCAAGCTAATTTTGCACATCGAAAAAAAGAATTTTAATTTCTATTATTTTAAGTCACTAAAGCCTGCGCACCAATGCAGGCTTTTAGTTCGGAGATAAAAAACAATGGCACAAGATCATCGACCACCTATTGAATCAGGATGTCCAGACGGCTTCCAATATATGCATCCAGTTATGCGCAAGAATTACGGCGATTGGGATTATCATGAGCATCCGCGACCGGGTGTTTTATTACACGTAGCAAAAAATGGCGATCAAATTTGGACTGTACGTGCAGGTACACAACGTATCCTTGATGTATTCACACTGCGCACGCTATGTGATATCGGTGATAAGTTTGCAGATGGATATGTACGTTTCACTATTCGTTCAAACATTGAATACATGGTGGCAGACGAAGCAAAAGTACAACCAATGATTGATGCTTTAGAAGCAGAAGGTTTTGTTGTTGGTGGTACTAAGAACTCAGTTGCAATGATTTCTCATACTCAAGGTTGGTTGCATTGTGATATTCCAGGCACTGACGCATCAGGTGTTGTTAAGGCAATGATGGATGAGCTTATTGATGAGTTCAAAGAAAACAACATGCCTAACCGCGTACATATCACAACATCTTGCTGCCAAATTAACTGTGGTGGCCAAGGTGATATTGCAATTAACGTTCAGCACACTAAGCCGCCGAAGATTAATCACGACTTAGTATCAAACGTATGTGAGCGACCTTCAGTGGTTGCGCGTTGCCCAGTAGCAGCGATTAGACCAGCATTGGTAAATGGTAAGCCTTCTTTAGAAGTAGATGAGAAGAAGTGCATCTGTTGTGGTGCTTGCTTCCCACCATGCCCTCCAATGCAAATTAATGATGCAGAACATTCAAAATTAGCAGTTTGGGTCGGTGGTAATCACTCAAATGCTCGTGGAAAGCCTACATTCCAAAAACTTGTTGCTGCTGGTATCCCCAACAACCCGCCTCGATGGCCTGAAGCAACAGCGATAGTTAAACGTATTCTTCGTGCTTATAAAGAAGATGCACGTGATTGGGAAAGAATTAACGATTGGGTTGAGCGCGTAGGTTGGCCTCGATTCTTTGAGTTAACAGGACTTCCATTTACCAAGTTCCATATTGATAACTGGAGAGGTGCACGTCGAAGCCTTAACTCTTCAACCCATATTCGTTTCTAAGGTAAGGGAGTTTATTGGTGAAATTTGGAATATTAGTTAATGAAGGCCCTTACACACATCAGGCCTCTGACTCGGCGTTTGAATTTGCTAAAGCAGCGATTGAAAAAGGCCACGAAGTATTTCGTGTTTTCTTCTATCATGACGGCGTGAATAACGGTACTTCACTTGCAGTTCCTCCGCAAGATGATCGCCATATACCGAATAGATGGTCCGAGCTAGCGAAAGATCACAGCGTTGATTTAGTGCTGTGTGTCGCAGCAGCGCAACGTCGCGGCATGTTAGATGAAGACGAAGCTAAGCGTAATGGTAAAACTTCAAATAACGTAGCAGAAGGGTTTCGTATTTCTGGACTTGGCCAGTTAATCGAAGCTGGAATTCAAGCAGACCGTATGGTCGTGTTTGGCGACTAGTTAAGGGAGATTTATTATGGAAGACGGTGATCAAGTCATAAAAAAATTCATGTATATGAACCGTAAGGCCCCTTACGGAACAATCTACGCATTAGAATCTTTAGAGGTTGTATTAATTGCTGCAGCATTTGATCAAGACGTTAGTCTTGTATTTGCAGATGACGGTGTTTACCAGCTTATGAAGGGTCAAAATACAGATGATATTGGGATGAAAAACTTTTCTCCTACTTACTCTGCATTAGGTGATTACGACATTAAAAAGATTTACATCGAAAAAGAATCTTTAGATGAGCGTGGATTATCATTAGAAGATTTACAAGATTTAAAGTACGAAGATGAAGATGATGATTGGGCAGAGAAAGATTCCATTCATCTTGTTTCACGCGAAGAACTTGCTGAAGTGATTGATCAGCAAGATGTCGTATTTAGTTTTTAGAGGATCACGTATATGGCAATGCTACATACAGTTAATAAAAGCCCATTCGAAAGAAATTCACTTGAGTCTTGCTTGCGTTTAGCTAAGTCGGGTAGTTCTGTACTGCTGACTGAAGACGGTGTCGTTGGTGCAATGCAGGGTACTAAGTATTCAAAAAACGTTGCAGATGCAATGACAAATGTTTCTTTTTATGTGCTTGGTCCAGACTTGAAAGCACGTGGATTAAGTGAAAGCAACATTGTGGATGGTGTCAAAGTAGTGGATTACAGCGGTTTTGTCGATTTAGCAGCAGAGCACGAATCAGTGCAAGCTTGGCTGTAATTTATAAATTATTGGTTCTTGTTATTACAACTAAGAATCTAGATTTGCGATTAGCAATAAAACGATAGGAGATATCACATGGCAATAGAAGTCGATGGTCAAAGTTATGAGACTGATGAAGAGGGTTACTTAGCGGATTTGAATCAATGGAGACCTGAGCTTGCAACAGCTATGGCTGATGCTGATGGCGCACCTCTTGATGAAAATCACTGGGAAGTAATCAACTTTCTTCGTGAGTACTATGAAGAGTATCAAATTGCTCCAGCAGTACGTGTACTAACCAAAGCAATTGGTAAGAAATTAGGTAAAGATAAAGGTAATAGTAAATATTTATATGAATTATTTCCTTATGGTCCTGCAAAGCAAGCATGTAAATATGCGGGTCTTCCTAAGCCAACTGGCTGCGTATAGGTTAGTTTGTTGAAACCGAGTAAGCATTTGTTTACTCGGTTTTGTTTCAAATACGCTTTAGTATTTTTATAAAATGTCTATTTTATTTGCTATATTATTTTATGCTGCAACAGCTATCTTAGTGTTTGGTCTTGCGTATCGTATCCGCAAATATATTAAAACCCCCGCGCCACTTAAAATTCCTACTACACCTGCTCCAACGTCGACACCGGGTGTTGCGTTTCGCATGATAAAAGAAATTACTATTTTTGAAAGCCTATTTAAATCCAACAAATGGATTTGGTTGTTTGGATGGTTATTTCACTTCGGCATGCTATTGGTTTTATTACGCCACCTGCGTTACTTCACCGATCCAGTATGGTGGTGGGTTTCATTGCTGCAACCATTTGGTAAGTATGCATCGATTGCCATGCTTGTAGGATTAGGTGGGTTATTGCTTAGACGTATTGTAGTAGATCGCGTTCGTTATATTTCGGCACCTTCAGATTATTTAATGTTATTGCTTATTATTGGTATTGGTGCAACAGGTGCGTTAATGACATTTGTGACTCATACAGACATTGTTACATTGAAATCATACATGTTAGGTTTGATGGTGTTCGATATAAGAACCATGCCTACTGATACAATTTTAGTTATTCATCTATCATTAGTGATTTTATTGATGGCAATATTCCCAATTTCTAAACTGTTACATGCGCCGGGCGTATTCTTTAGCCCTACACGAAATCAGGTTGATAATCCACGTGAAAAGAGACATATCTCTGCATGGGCAATCAAGTTGGAATCTTCCAAATAAGAAATTAAAAGAGTAGAAGAATGGCCGCCGCTAAATTTGATGTCCCAGAGTTAAAGGAATATCCCATTATTCCAAAGTTGCAAAAAGATGCGATGGCGCACAGCGCTCCTTATGTAGCTAAAGAACAGTTTCAAACACAGTTAGGTTATCCGGGTGAGTTAGTTGACAATTGGCAACAAGTTGCCATAGATAAAATGGGCGAGCTAACAGAAAAATACCGTTCGCTACAAGTGTTTCTTGATTCATGTGTTAAGTGTGGAGCTTGCACTGATAAATGTCATTACTATTTGGGTACTACTGATCCTAAGAACATGCCAGTAGCACGCCAAGATTTATTCAGAAAAGTTTACCGTCGCTATTACACTCTGGCAGGCAAATTAGTGCCTAAGCTAGTGGGCGCAGAAGATCTGACTGAAGAAGTACTTGATGATTGGTATACCTATTTCCATCAGTGTTCACAATGTCGTCGCTGTTCTGTGTATTGTCCATATGGAATTGATACTGCAGAAATTTCTATGGCTGCACGTGAAGTTATGGATGCCGTCGGTAAAGGACAAAAATATTGCAATGAGATTATTGGTAAGGCTCAAACCTTAGGTAACAACTTAGGGTTACCAGAACCTGCGTTGATTGATACTTTAGAAGGTCTAGAGGAAGACATCGAAGACGAAACAGGCGTGCAGGTTAAAATGCCATTGGATGTAAAGGGCGCTGATGTTTTGTTGATTACTCCATCTGCTGATTTTTTTGCAGAGCCACATATTGATGGTTTGATTGGTTACGCAAAAGTGTTTCATGAGGCGGGAATTTCTTGGACGATGAGTTCCTATGCAAGTGAAGCTGCTAATTTTGGTATGTTCATTGGAAGTTACGAGAATATGCAGAAACTGGCTTTACGTATTCGTCAGGCAGCACTTGATTTAGGTGTAAAGCGTATTGTGTTTGGAGAATGTGGACACGCATGGCGTGTTGCGTATAGTTTTTTAAATACACTAGCAGGACCATTTGATTTCTTAGATTCAAACTATCCTGTACCACAGCATATTTGTGAGGTAACTCATGGTCTGATTCAAGATGGGAAACTCAATTTAGATAAATCTAGAAACGACCACATGGTTTTAACGTATCACGATTCATGTAATGTCGCGCGAGCATCACGCATGGGCGACACAGCAGGAGGTCAATTCACCATTCCTCGCGACATTATCAAAGCAAGTTGTAATCATTTTTATGATATGCCTGAGCATGCCATTAAAGAAGGCACTTACTGCTGCGGTGGTGGAGGCGGATTGTTAACAGATGATTTAATTGAATTGCGAGTGAAGGGTGCTATGCCTCGAATGCAAGCACTTAAACAAGTCACAGAGCAGAACGGTGTGACCCATATGGCAGCAATTTGTGCGATATGTAAAAGCCAGTTCTCTAAAGTATTTCCATATTACGATTTCCAGATGGACCAGATTGTTAGTGTCCATCAACTCGTCAGTAACGCCATTGTTTTAACCGGTCAAACAGATGGTGATAGTGATGATGAAGATTCAAAAGACGCTGAAGAAGCGGCTTAAACAAGTTAAACGATATTAGCTAACTAGGAGCAAAGTTATGGCTACATCAAAGGATGAGATGTCTTATAAATTAACATTTCGGAAGTATGATGATGGTGATCACCAATGGGGAAATTTTGGGGATCAAATTTTTGAAGGCGATGCGTCTCATAAATGCCCTACTTATGTTCACCGTACTCCACCTTGCCAAGGCAGCTGTCCTTCAGGTGAAGATATTCGCGGGTGGTTAGACATTGTTCGAGGCATAGAGGCTCCACCAGAAGGTGTGACAATGCAGGAATATGCATTCCGTCGCTCAACAGATGCAAATCCATTCCCATCCATGATGGGCCGCGTATGTCCAGCACCCTGCCAAGATGGTTGTAACCGAAACCATGTGGAAGATTTTGTAGGCATAAACTCTGTGGAACAATACATTGGTGACACTGCGACAAAAGAAGACTTTAAGTTTGAAGCACCAGCTAAATTAAGCGGCAAAAAAGTTGCCATTATTGGTGGTGGTCCTGCTGGATTAGCAGCAGCTTACCAATTACGTCGAAAAGGCCATGCCAGCATCATTTTTGACGATCATGATGAGTTAGGAGGAATGTTTAAGTACGGCATTCCTGGTTACCGCACACCACGTGATTTCTTGGATGCAGAAATCCAAAGAATTTTAGATCTAGGTGATATTGAGGTTCGTTTAAATACCCGTGTTGGACGTGATATACCTTTAGCAGATTTAGAAAATGACTATGATGCTGTTGTTTGGGCACTAGGATGTCAAACAGGTCGAAGTCTTCCAGTGCCAAACGGTGATGCACCAAACTGCGTTGCGGGCGTTAAATTCTTAGAGGCATTTAACAAGGGTATATTAAAAGTTACTGCAGACCGCGTTGTATGTGTTGGTGGTGGTGATACATCAATTGACGTTGTGTCTGTTGCACGCCGTCTTGGGAAAATTTCTAAACTAGATAAGAAAGAGGCACCAGAGCATGTGATTGGTGGCTATGTTGCACATGATGCAGCATATGCGGCTGCACGAGAAGGTGCTGAAGTTACGTTAACTTCATTATTCGAACGTGAAGGAATGACTGCAGCCGAGCATGAAGTTCATGATGCGCTTCATGAGGGTGTACGTAT harbors:
- the dsrA gene encoding dissimilatory-type sulfite reductase subunit alpha; the protein is MADQHHDTPMLDELENGPWPSFISGIKRLRDKHDDTRINGMANDLLGQLEHSYETRKGYWKGGTVSVFGYGSGIIPRFSEVGSSFPESKEFHTLRVQPPAGNYYTTDMLRQLGDSWEKWGSGLVTFHGQTGNIMFIGTSTENTQHFFDEINEYGWDLGGAGPCVRTGMSCVGAARCEMSGLDEMKIHRTLLNNFTDDVHRPALPYKFKFKVSGCGNDCMNSIERSDFAIIGTWRDDMKVDQEEVKKFVARKGREYVIDNVITRCPTKALSLKDDDTMDVDNRNCVRCMHCMNVMVKALSPGDDQGATILIGGKRTLKIGDLMGTVVVPFMKLETEEDYEKLTEMAEETIDFWAENGLEHERCGEMVERIGLVNFLEGVGIEVDPNMVNDPRQSSYVRMDGWDEEAEKWFNRKAEEKAAS
- the dsrB gene encoding dissimilatory-type sulfite reductase subunit beta, which codes for MAQDHRPPIESGCPDGFQYMHPVMRKNYGDWDYHEHPRPGVLLHVAKNGDQIWTVRAGTQRILDVFTLRTLCDIGDKFADGYVRFTIRSNIEYMVADEAKVQPMIDALEAEGFVVGGTKNSVAMISHTQGWLHCDIPGTDASGVVKAMMDELIDEFKENNMPNRVHITTSCCQINCGGQGDIAINVQHTKPPKINHDLVSNVCERPSVVARCPVAAIRPALVNGKPSLEVDEKKCICCGACFPPCPPMQINDAEHSKLAVWVGGNHSNARGKPTFQKLVAAGIPNNPPRWPEATAIVKRILRAYKEDARDWERINDWVERVGWPRFFELTGLPFTKFHIDNWRGARRSLNSSTHIRF
- the tusD gene encoding sulfurtransferase complex subunit TusD, yielding MKFGILVNEGPYTHQASDSAFEFAKAAIEKGHEVFRVFFYHDGVNNGTSLAVPPQDDRHIPNRWSELAKDHSVDLVLCVAAAQRRGMLDEDEAKRNGKTSNNVAEGFRISGLGQLIEAGIQADRMVVFGD
- the tusC gene encoding sulfurtransferase complex subunit TusC — its product is MEDGDQVIKKFMYMNRKAPYGTIYALESLEVVLIAAAFDQDVSLVFADDGVYQLMKGQNTDDIGMKNFSPTYSALGDYDIKKIYIEKESLDERGLSLEDLQDLKYEDEDDDWAEKDSIHLVSREELAEVIDQQDVVFSF
- the tusB gene encoding sulfurtransferase complex subunit TusB, with the protein product MAMLHTVNKSPFERNSLESCLRLAKSGSSVLLTEDGVVGAMQGTKYSKNVADAMTNVSFYVLGPDLKARGLSESNIVDGVKVVDYSGFVDLAAEHESVQAWL
- a CDS encoding TusE/DsrC/DsvC family sulfur relay protein is translated as MAIEVDGQSYETDEEGYLADLNQWRPELATAMADADGAPLDENHWEVINFLREYYEEYQIAPAVRVLTKAIGKKLGKDKGNSKYLYELFPYGPAKQACKYAGLPKPTGCV
- a CDS encoding respiratory nitrate reductase subunit gamma gives rise to the protein MSILFAILFYAATAILVFGLAYRIRKYIKTPAPLKIPTTPAPTSTPGVAFRMIKEITIFESLFKSNKWIWLFGWLFHFGMLLVLLRHLRYFTDPVWWWVSLLQPFGKYASIAMLVGLGGLLLRRIVVDRVRYISAPSDYLMLLLIIGIGATGALMTFVTHTDIVTLKSYMLGLMVFDIRTMPTDTILVIHLSLVILLMAIFPISKLLHAPGVFFSPTRNQVDNPREKRHISAWAIKLESSK